The bacterium genome has a window encoding:
- a CDS encoding phosphatidylserine/phosphatidylglycerophosphate/cardiolipin synthase family protein — MPALGQLADRLAWDPGLLTLGDRLGAAAAPDRPGELALCVDGPQFMAALSRDLAGARREVVVQTLAFEADPAGLALARALLDSPAPRRRLLIDDYSRHVQSDKVVGAPNRLLDAALAREAEQTRALITQLRAHGVEVKYGRPLTSPADLLRPRDHKKLAIVDGRVAYLGGINFSAHNFLWHDLMLRVAHPEAARFLAADFERSWAGRSVPVQGRFPGLDLVCAAGGGDEAVAATIGAEIDRAARRIVLECPYVTEPYLTRLAAARARGVQVTILTSERSNRLGMKQGIMDACRRNGIDLRLLPGPMTHVKALLVDDATLVVGSANFDFLSARLQPELVAVVQDRDLVGDFRERVLGPDLARSRPWRPDETSPVATALGAGLINLARDVTGALTGAAR, encoded by the coding sequence GTGCCCGCCCTCGGCCAGCTGGCCGACCGCCTGGCCTGGGACCCGGGTCTGCTCACCCTGGGCGACCGCCTCGGTGCGGCCGCGGCCCCGGACCGGCCGGGCGAACTGGCCCTGTGCGTGGACGGGCCCCAGTTCATGGCTGCCCTGAGCCGCGACCTGGCCGGGGCCCGCCGCGAGGTCGTGGTGCAGACCCTGGCCTTCGAGGCCGATCCGGCCGGCCTGGCCCTGGCCCGGGCCCTGCTGGACAGCCCCGCCCCGCGCCGGCGCCTGCTCATCGACGACTACTCGCGGCACGTGCAGAGCGACAAGGTGGTCGGGGCGCCGAACCGCCTGCTCGACGCGGCGCTGGCCCGCGAGGCCGAGCAGACCCGTGCCCTGATCACCCAGCTCCGGGCCCATGGGGTCGAGGTGAAGTACGGCCGGCCGCTGACTTCGCCGGCCGACCTGCTCCGCCCCCGCGACCACAAGAAGCTCGCCATCGTCGACGGCCGCGTCGCGTATCTCGGCGGCATCAACTTCAGCGCCCACAACTTCCTCTGGCACGACCTGATGCTGCGGGTGGCGCACCCGGAAGCCGCCCGCTTCCTCGCCGCCGACTTCGAGCGCAGCTGGGCGGGCCGCAGCGTCCCCGTGCAGGGCCGCTTCCCCGGGCTGGATCTGGTGTGCGCCGCGGGCGGGGGCGACGAGGCGGTCGCCGCCACCATCGGCGCGGAGATCGACCGCGCCGCCCGCCGCATCGTGCTCGAGTGCCCCTACGTGACCGAACCCTACCTGACCCGCCTGGCCGCCGCCCGCGCCCGGGGCGTGCAGGTGACGATCCTCACCTCCGAGCGGTCGAACCGCCTGGGCATGAAGCAGGGGATCATGGACGCCTGCCGCCGCAATGGCATCGACCTGCGCCTGCTGCCCGGGCCCATGACCCACGTCAAGGCGCTGCTCGTGGACGACGCCACCCTGGTCGTGGGCTCGGCCAACTTCGACTTCCTCAGCGCCCGGCTGCAGCCCGAACTGGTGGCCGTGGTCCAGGACCGCGACCTGGTGGGCGACTTCCGCGAACGGGTGCTCGGGCCCGATCTGGCCCGCTCGCGCCCCTGGCGGCCCGACGAGACGAGCCCCGTGGCCACCGCCCTCGGCGCCGGCCTGATCAATCTGGCCCGGGACGTTACCGGCGCGCTGACCGGCGCCGCGCGCTGA
- a CDS encoding isoamylase early set domain-containing protein — protein sequence MSLQKRPLKSRPETKVTFRLPAEAAPAGAAVFLVGDFNDWDEKATPMERLKSGEWKVTLDLPAENSYEFRYLINGRVWENDWEADAYRPAGLGHEDNSVVEV from the coding sequence ATGAGTCTGCAGAAACGCCCCCTGAAGAGCCGTCCCGAGACCAAGGTCACGTTCCGCCTCCCGGCCGAGGCCGCCCCGGCGGGCGCCGCCGTGTTCCTGGTCGGCGACTTCAACGACTGGGACGAGAAGGCGACCCCCATGGAGCGCCTCAAGTCGGGCGAGTGGAAGGTCACCCTGGACCTGCCCGCCGAGAACAGCTACGAGTTCCGCTACCTGATCAACGGCCGCGTCTGGGAGAACGACTGGGAAGCCGACGCCTACCGTCCCGCCGGACTCGGTCACGAGGACAACTCGGTGGTCGAGGTCTAG
- a CDS encoding alpha/beta hydrolase: MIRTALLLLALAAAVPAGADESARDLVVGREFTLDSAVYGGPRRICVRLPLGYDEDDRTFPVLYVVDGGFAQDFPPLAGMASLAGLTGQFRRFILVGVQTDNRYHELTVRSTVKEDLELNPACGGAADFRRFLRDEVIPWTRERFRTSGESGLIGESLAGLFIVETFLREPDLCTHYLAVSPSLWWRDMALSREASGLLQAPGFPADRSLYMTLASEGGTMKEGVERVVAALEAHAPAGLRRWYDPMPDEDHHTIYNPAALRALRWVFAPPTDADH, from the coding sequence GTGATCCGCACCGCCCTGCTCCTGCTCGCCCTGGCCGCCGCCGTGCCCGCCGGGGCGGACGAATCGGCCCGCGATCTCGTCGTCGGCCGGGAATTCACCCTCGACTCGGCCGTGTACGGCGGGCCGCGCCGGATCTGCGTGCGGCTGCCCCTCGGCTACGACGAGGACGACCGGACCTTTCCCGTGCTGTACGTGGTCGACGGCGGTTTCGCCCAGGACTTCCCGCCGCTGGCGGGCATGGCCTCCCTGGCCGGCCTGACGGGCCAGTTCCGGCGCTTCATCCTGGTGGGTGTGCAGACCGACAACCGCTACCACGAACTGACGGTGCGCTCGACGGTGAAGGAGGATCTCGAGTTGAATCCCGCCTGCGGCGGCGCGGCCGACTTCCGCCGCTTCCTGCGGGACGAGGTGATTCCCTGGACCCGGGAGCGCTTCCGCACCAGCGGCGAATCCGGTCTCATCGGCGAGAGTCTCGCGGGCCTGTTCATCGTCGAGACCTTCCTGCGCGAGCCCGACCTCTGCACCCACTACCTGGCGGTCAGCCCGTCCCTGTGGTGGCGCGACATGGCCCTCAGCCGGGAGGCGTCCGGACTGCTGCAGGCGCCCGGCTTCCCGGCCGACCGCAGCCTGTACATGACCCTCGCCAGCGAGGGCGGCACCATGAAGGAGGGCGTCGAGCGGGTGGTCGCCGCCCTCGAGGCGCACGCGCCGGCGGGCCTGCGCCGGTGGTACGACCCCATGCCCGACGAGGACCACCACACCATCTACAACCCGGCCGCGCTGCGGGCCCTGCGCTGGGTTTTCGCCCCGCCGACCGACGCCGACCACTGA